A region of Diceros bicornis minor isolate mBicDic1 chromosome 9, mDicBic1.mat.cur, whole genome shotgun sequence DNA encodes the following proteins:
- the GRK1 gene encoding rhodopsin kinase GRK1: protein MDFGSLETVVANSAFIAARGSFDGSSAPSARDRKYLSKLRLPPLSRCEVLRESLDLAFQSVCSQQPIGKRLFQQFLRACERHVPALELWQDIEDYDTADDDLRPQKARAILAEYLDPQAKLFCSFLDKEMVARVREGPWASGDGLFQPLLRATLAHLSQAPFQEYLDSLYFRRFLQWKWLEAQPTGEDWFLDFRVLGKGGFGEVWACQMKATGKIYACKKLNKKRLKKRKGYQGAMVEKKILAKVHSRFIVSLAYAFETKTDLCLVMTIMNGGDIRYHIYNVNEESPGFQEPRAVFYTAQIISGLEHLHQRGIVYRDLKPENVLLDDDGNIRISDLGLAVELKDGQTKTKGYAGTPGFMAPELLRGEEYGFSVDYFALGVTLYEMIAARGPFRARGEKVENTELKQRILSEPVAYPEKFSQASKDFCEALLEKDPQKRLGFRDGTCDGLRASALFKDLSWRQLEAGMLIPPFIPDSRTVYAKNIQDVGAFSTVRGVAFDKADAEFFQEFATGSCSIPWQEEMIETGVFGELNVWRSDGQMPDDMKGVAVEGAASSSKSGMCLMS, encoded by the exons ATGGATTTCGGGTCCttggagacggtggtggccaacTCTGCCTTCATCGCCGCCCGGGGCAGCTTCGATGGGAGCAGCGCCCCGTCCGCCCGGGACAGGAAGTACCTGTCCAAGCTCAGGCTGCCCCCGCTCTCCAGGTGTGAGGTGCTCCGGGAGAGCCTGGACCTGGCATTCCAGAGCGTGTGCTCGCAGCAGCCTATCGGCAAGCGGCTCTTCCAGCAGTTCCTGAGGGCCTGCGAGAGGCACGTCCCGGCCCTGGAGCTCTGGCAGGACATCGAGGATTATGACACTGCCGACGATGACCTCCGGCCACAGAAGGCCCGGGCCATCCTGGCGGAGTACCTGGACCCCCAGGCCAagctcttctgcagcttcctggaCAAGGAGATGGTGGCGCGGGTCCGGGAGGGGCCCTGGGCGAGCGGGGACGGGCTCTTCCAGCCCCTCCTGCGGGCCACCCTGGCGCACCTGAGCCAGGCCCCCTTCCAGGAGTACCTGGACAGCCTGTACTTCCGCAGGTTCCTGCAGTGGAAGTGGCTGGAGGCCCAGCCCACGGGGGAGGACTGGTTCCTGGACTTCAGGGTCCTGGGGAAGGGCGGCTTCGGGGAGGTGTGGGCCTGCCAGATGAAGGCGACTGGCAAGATCTACGCGTGTAAGAAGCTGAACAAGAAGAGGCTGAAGAAAAGGAAGGGGTACCAG GGCGCTATGGTAGAGAAGAAGATTCTAGCGAAAGTCCACAGCAGGTTTATAGTGTCTCTGGCCTATGCGTTTGAAACCAAAACCGACCTCTGTCTGGTGATGACCATCATGAATGGAGGCGACATAAG GTACCACATCTACAACGTGAACGAGGAGAGCCCTGGCTTCCAGGAGCCGCGTGCTGTCTTCTACACGGCCCAGATCATCAGCGGCCTGGAGCACCTGCACCAGAGGGGCATCGTCTACCGAGACCTCAAGCCTGAGAATGTGCTCCTGGACGACGACG GCAATATCCGAATTTCCGACCTTGGGCTGGCCGTGGAGCTGAAGGACGGGCAGACCAAGACCAAGGGCTATGCAGGGACCCCAG GTTTCATGGCCCCTGAGCTCTTGCGGGGTGAAGAGTATGGCTTTTCTGTGGACTATTTTGCCCTGGGGGTCACGCTGTATGAGATGATCGCTGCCAGAGGACCCTTCCGAGCCCGAGGAGAGAAG GTGGAGAACACGGAGCTGAAGCAGAGGATCCTCTCGGAGCCCGTCGCGTACCCGGAGAAGTTCAGCCAGGCCAGCAAGGACTTCTGTGAGGCACTGCTGGAGAAGGACCCCCAGAAGCGTCTGGGCTTCCGCGACGGGACGTGCGACGGGCTCCGTGCCAGCGCCCTTTTCAAGGACCTGAGCTGGAGGCAGCTGGAGGCCG GAATGCTGATACCCCCGTTCATCCCAGACTCCAGGACCGTCTATGCCAAGAACATCCAGGATGTGGGTGCCTTCTCCACGGTCAGAGGGGTGGCCTTTGACAAAGCGGACGCGGAATTCTTCCAGGAGTTTGCCACTGGCAGCTGCTCCATCCCCTGGCAGGAGGAGATGATCGAGACGGGCGTCTTTGGGGAGCTGAATGTGTGGCGCTCTGACGGGCAGATGCCCGACGACATGAAGGGGGTCGCCGTGGAGGGGGCAGCCTCCTCGTCCAAGTCGGGGATGTGTCTGATGTCCTAG